The proteins below are encoded in one region of Clostridium fermenticellae:
- a CDS encoding ATP-binding protein, whose product MTEKKYYKELYLNLEGLTIYRELLKDPVISNLNLLFKELSKTNPNIDEIFKLYFTLQNKLLEDSEAFGFSGNLLKSYVIDFLIKDKNFFTLTCEKIGSSIKENLYNIALNDIKIIYFLINFNLDSIGSLINYPCNFFNNYSPSNKINKIKHFEAYKDNILNADSSKKFLDSLIEYYFHVGCGELSDCIAFKWDNPKGLIGVKNFNKITLDDIVGYEYQKKILVKNTFDFISGNTANNVLLIGSAGTGKSSSVKALLNKFYDKGLRLVQISKEQLLCLSSLLNELKNRGKYFIIFIDDLSFEEFETDYKEMKSVLDGGIEEIPDNILIYATSNRRHLIKETWNDRTADEEIHISDSVNEKLSLSERFGIVLTYTNPDKEHYLAIVKSLAKKQNIKMDEDTLNLEASRWELKTHGRSGRTAKQFINYISSSN is encoded by the coding sequence ATGACAGAAAAAAAATACTACAAAGAATTATATTTAAATTTAGAGGGGCTTACTATATACAGAGAACTTTTGAAAGATCCTGTTATTAGCAATTTAAATCTTCTTTTTAAAGAACTTTCAAAAACTAATCCCAACATAGATGAAATATTTAAATTATATTTCACACTACAAAATAAATTGCTGGAAGATTCAGAAGCCTTTGGTTTTAGTGGCAACCTATTAAAATCTTATGTAATAGACTTTCTTATAAAGGACAAAAACTTTTTCACATTAACATGTGAAAAAATAGGTTCGAGTATAAAAGAAAATCTATACAATATCGCCTTGAATGATATTAAAATCATATATTTTTTAATAAATTTCAACCTAGATTCTATAGGTTCATTAATAAATTATCCTTGTAATTTCTTTAACAATTACTCTCCAAGTAATAAAATCAATAAAATAAAACACTTTGAGGCTTATAAAGATAATATTTTAAATGCTGATTCCAGTAAAAAATTTTTAGATTCATTAATAGAATATTACTTTCATGTAGGATGCGGAGAACTTTCAGATTGTATTGCATTCAAGTGGGATAATCCTAAAGGTTTGATTGGGGTAAAAAACTTTAATAAAATAACACTAGATGATATAGTTGGTTATGAATATCAAAAAAAAATATTAGTAAAAAATACATTCGACTTTATATCTGGTAATACCGCTAATAATGTACTTTTAATTGGTTCTGCCGGTACCGGGAAATCTTCCTCGGTTAAAGCACTATTGAACAAATTTTATGATAAAGGCCTTAGATTAGTACAAATATCAAAAGAACAGTTATTGTGTTTATCAAGCTTGCTAAATGAATTAAAAAACAGAGGTAAATACTTTATAATATTCATCGATGATTTATCTTTTGAAGAATTTGAAACAGATTATAAAGAAATGAAATCTGTTCTAGACGGTGGAATTGAAGAAATACCTGACAATATTCTAATATATGCTACCTCAAACAGACGGCACTTAATAAAGGAAACCTGGAATGACAGAACTGCTGATGAGGAAATACATATATCAGATTCTGTGAATGAAAAACTGTCATTATCCGAACGCTTTGGAATTGTTTTAACATATACTAATCCAGATAAAGAACATTATTTAGCAATAGTAAAATCGCTTGCAAAAAAACAGAATATAAAAATGGATGAAGATACATTAAACCTTGAGGCTTCAAGATGGGAACTTAAAACTCATGGACGTTCCGGAAGAACTGCCAAACAATTTATAAATTATATTTCTTCTTCAAATTAA
- a CDS encoding type II toxin-antitoxin system Phd/YefM family antitoxin: MFKYIYNIINQTIVNSEPVQITSKNGDVIMISLEDWKSIQETLNIVSIPGMKKKYT, from the coding sequence ATTTTTAAATATATATATAATATTATTAATCAAACTATAGTAAATTCTGAGCCAGTACAAATAACTAGTAAAAATGGTGATGTTATAATGATTAGTCTAGAGGATTGGAAATCTATACAAGAAACATTGAATATAGTTTCTATACCTGGTATGAAAAAAAAGTATACTTGA
- a CDS encoding PadR family transcriptional regulator, whose protein sequence is MDDTPPDYLKRLEKRNYLEGYWNDNENSGGGRRRYYKITQEGLDFFKKRVQEWLLFKELLDHFLGGSVDE, encoded by the coding sequence ATGGACGATACTCCTCCGGATTATTTAAAAAGACTAGAAAAAAGAAATTATCTGGAAGGATATTGGAATGATAATGAAAATAGTGGTGGCGGGAGAAGACGTTATTATAAGATTACACAGGAAGGTTTGGATTTTTTCAAAAAAAGGGTTCAGGAATGGTTGCTTTTTAAGGAATTATTAGATCATTTTTTAGGGGGTAGCGTTGATGAATAA
- the glyA gene encoding serine hydroxymethyltransferase — MDFEDLRKTDKEIFDIVEKEHMRQENGIELIASENFTSKSVMEAMGSFLTNKYAEGLPGKRYYGGCHIVDIAENLARDRVKKLFGAEHANVQPHSGAQANMSVYAAVLEPGDTVLGMNLTHGGHLTHGSPVNFSGKLYNFIDYGVNKNTETIDYDEMKNLAVKHRPKMIVSGASAYPREIDFKRIRQICDEVGAYMMVDMAHIAGIVAAGKHMSPVPYADFVTTTTHKTLRGPRGGVILCKKEYAKVIDKSVFPGIQGGPLMHVIAGKAVCFGEALKDEYKDYIDQVLKNAKVLAEELINYGFKLVSGGTDNHLILINLTNKNITGKDAEKLLDSVGITVNKNTVPFETLSPFITSGLRIGTPAVTTRGFKEEEMKKIAYFINYVIENRDKDLSIIKQQVNELCKKYPIYD; from the coding sequence ATGGATTTTGAAGACTTAAGAAAAACGGACAAAGAAATTTTTGATATTGTGGAAAAGGAGCATATGAGACAAGAAAATGGAATAGAACTTATAGCTTCGGAAAATTTCACAAGTAAATCCGTTATGGAAGCAATGGGGTCATTTTTAACTAACAAGTATGCAGAAGGACTACCGGGAAAGAGATATTACGGAGGATGTCATATAGTTGACATTGCTGAAAATTTAGCAAGGGATAGAGTAAAAAAACTATTTGGGGCAGAACATGCTAATGTACAACCTCATTCTGGAGCTCAGGCAAATATGTCAGTTTATGCAGCAGTACTAGAACCAGGAGATACAGTACTTGGTATGAATTTGACACACGGAGGGCATTTAACACACGGAAGTCCTGTTAATTTTTCAGGAAAACTATATAATTTTATAGACTATGGCGTAAATAAGAATACTGAGACTATAGATTATGATGAGATGAAAAATCTGGCAGTTAAGCATAGACCTAAAATGATAGTGTCTGGAGCGAGTGCATACCCGCGTGAAATAGATTTTAAAAGAATAAGACAAATTTGTGATGAAGTAGGTGCCTACATGATGGTTGACATGGCTCACATAGCAGGGATAGTAGCTGCAGGTAAACATATGTCACCAGTTCCATATGCAGATTTTGTGACTACTACTACGCATAAAACTTTAAGAGGGCCAAGAGGTGGAGTTATCTTATGTAAAAAAGAGTATGCCAAAGTAATAGATAAATCAGTATTTCCCGGAATTCAAGGTGGGCCACTTATGCATGTAATTGCTGGAAAGGCAGTGTGCTTTGGTGAAGCTCTTAAAGATGAATATAAAGATTATATAGATCAAGTTCTCAAAAATGCTAAGGTCTTGGCAGAGGAATTGATTAATTATGGATTTAAATTAGTAAGTGGCGGAACTGATAATCATCTTATATTGATTAATTTGACTAATAAAAATATAACTGGAAAAGATGCAGAAAAACTTTTGGATTCCGTTGGAATTACAGTAAATAAAAATACCGTACCATTTGAAACATTAAGTCCATTTATAACAAGTGGATTGAGAATTGGGACTCCAGCTGTTACTACAAGGGGATTTAAAGAGGAGGAAATGAAGAAAATCGCTTATTTCATAAATTATGTTATAGAGAACAGGGATAAAGATTTATCCATCATAAAACAACAGGTGAATGAATTGTGTAAAAAATACCCAATATATGATTAA
- a CDS encoding iron-containing alcohol dehydrogenase, producing MMDFNYSNPTKIFFGKNKLKVLPEQIKRYGSKVLLVYGGGSIKRNGIYDNIVKLLKDNSIDFWELSGVEPNPRITTVRKGIDICRKNNIELVLAVGGGSTIDCSKVVAAGFYYEKDPWNIVKAPYRIKKVLPVASVLTIAATGSEMDTFAVITNMDTNEKLGTGHPDMAPVFSILDPTYTFTVPKNQTAAGTADIMSHTFEDYFSKPDSAFLQNKISEAILKTCINYGKKALDKPDDYEARANLMWASSLAIDGLASYGKDANWCVHPMEHELSAFYDITHGVGLAILTPVWMKYILDESTVDKFVEYGINVWEIDASKDKYDIANMAIDKTREFFNLLGIPSKLTEVGIGEDRLEIMAQGAVRYGKIGGIRKLDKDDVLNIYKAAL from the coding sequence ATGATGGATTTTAACTATTCAAATCCAACTAAGATATTTTTTGGAAAGAATAAATTAAAGGTGCTTCCGGAGCAGATAAAAAGATATGGTTCAAAGGTTCTTCTTGTATATGGTGGTGGAAGTATAAAAAGAAATGGTATATATGATAACATTGTCAAATTGTTGAAGGATAATTCTATTGATTTTTGGGAACTTTCCGGAGTAGAACCCAATCCTAGAATAACAACCGTTAGAAAAGGTATAGATATATGCAGGAAAAATAACATAGAACTTGTTCTTGCTGTTGGTGGAGGAAGTACTATAGATTGTTCCAAAGTTGTTGCAGCAGGTTTTTATTATGAAAAGGATCCATGGAATATAGTAAAGGCTCCATATAGAATAAAAAAGGTGCTTCCTGTTGCAAGTGTTTTAACTATTGCGGCAACTGGATCTGAGATGGATACATTTGCAGTTATAACTAATATGGACACTAATGAAAAACTTGGCACAGGACATCCAGATATGGCACCAGTTTTTTCAATATTAGATCCTACATATACATTTACTGTACCTAAAAATCAAACAGCAGCTGGAACCGCAGATATAATGAGCCATACATTTGAGGATTATTTCAGTAAACCTGACTCTGCCTTCTTGCAAAATAAAATATCAGAAGCTATATTAAAAACATGCATAAATTATGGTAAAAAGGCTTTAGATAAACCAGATGATTATGAAGCTAGAGCAAATTTAATGTGGGCATCTAGTCTGGCTATAGATGGTTTAGCAAGTTACGGCAAGGACGCAAATTGGTGTGTTCATCCTATGGAACATGAATTAAGTGCATTTTATGATATAACCCATGGTGTAGGGCTTGCAATCTTAACACCTGTGTGGATGAAATACATACTTGATGAGAGTACAGTGGATAAGTTTGTGGAGTATGGAATTAATGTCTGGGAAATTGACGCTAGCAAAGATAAATATGATATAGCGAATATGGCCATAGATAAAACTAGGGAATTCTTTAATTTACTGGGTATACCTTCTAAATTAACTGAGGTTGGAATAGGAGAAGATAGATTAGAGATAATGGCTCAAGGTGCAGTTAGATACGGAAAAATCGGAGGAATAAGGAAATTAGATAAAGATGATGTATTGAATATTTATAAAGCAGCTCTTTAA
- a CDS encoding type I phosphomannose isomerase catalytic subunit, protein MYPLKFENIYHNKIWGGRNFKIFRNNLPDGKIGESWDVCCRENDMSVVLNGDFKGYRLDKLIEEQGSMLIGSKIRKDKFPLLVKLIDASDKLSVQVHPNDEYANRVESESGKSEAWYIVEAFDGASLVVGTKNINTKCEFKKAVKDADVEMYLNKFPVKKGDVYFIKSGTVHSICGGVIIAEIQQNSDITYRVYDYDRGRKLDIDKSIDVIDFKLNGQRKIGINIEMDGYIKTYLCLSKEFSLELYDINNFCSENSDFQRFYIFTCVDGNGKIVYFNGEEKILKGESILIPASLGKYGFYGRMKLLKSYVPDIDKVEKDILSKIEE, encoded by the coding sequence ATGTATCCATTGAAGTTTGAAAATATATATCACAATAAAATATGGGGAGGAAGGAATTTTAAAATATTTAGAAATAATCTTCCTGATGGTAAAATAGGCGAAAGCTGGGATGTATGCTGCCGTGAAAATGATATGAGTGTGGTTTTAAATGGAGATTTTAAGGGATATAGATTAGATAAGTTGATAGAGGAGCAGGGGAGCATGCTGATTGGGAGTAAAATCAGAAAGGATAAATTTCCGCTTCTTGTAAAATTAATAGATGCATCTGATAAGTTATCAGTTCAGGTTCATCCAAATGATGAATATGCTAATAGGGTTGAAAGTGAATCTGGAAAAAGCGAAGCGTGGTATATAGTAGAAGCATTTGATGGAGCAAGTTTAGTTGTTGGAACTAAGAATATAAACACTAAATGTGAATTTAAAAAAGCTGTAAAAGATGCAGATGTTGAGATGTATTTAAATAAATTTCCTGTAAAAAAAGGCGATGTATACTTTATAAAAAGTGGAACAGTTCATTCGATATGTGGTGGAGTTATAATAGCTGAGATACAGCAAAATAGTGACATCACCTATAGAGTATATGATTATGACAGAGGAAGAAAACTTGATATAGATAAATCAATTGATGTTATAGATTTTAAGTTAAATGGGCAAAGAAAAATTGGAATAAATATAGAAATGGATGGATATATAAAAACATATCTTTGCTTATCAAAAGAATTTTCGCTTGAATTATATGATATAAATAATTTCTGCTCAGAAAATAGTGATTTTCAAAGGTTTTATATATTTACTTGTGTAGATGGAAATGGGAAAATTGTATATTTTAATGGAGAAGAAAAAATTTTAAAGGGCGAAAGTATTCTTATACCAGCATCACTTGGAAAATACGGATTTTATGGAAGGATGAAATTACTAAAAAGTTATGTTCCGGATATTGATAAAGTTGAAAAAGATATATTGAGTAAAATAGAAGAATAA
- a CDS encoding MerR family transcriptional regulator translates to MTYTVQEVANLSGTTVKTLYHYQKVGLLFPHMIGENGYRYYTDKELIRLQQILFYRELDFSLEQIKMALENEPNQLKCLKKQKSLLSTRKERLSAILNTLDEAISHAQKGVPMNTEKMFTGLNKAEWGDALKDQNEHLQKEYGFSLDTAAISADTMNENAQEAIQFMSFMAKSLKENVSVNDRTVITAIHKHIEFLNINAKGFAKQSHFFLTDNFHRSMLEQQQVGLSYYLYIAADKYAESNNN, encoded by the coding sequence ATGACTTATACAGTTCAAGAAGTTGCTAATTTATCTGGCACAACGGTTAAAACACTCTATCATTATCAGAAAGTGGGTTTGCTTTTTCCACATATGATAGGAGAAAATGGCTATCGCTATTATACAGATAAGGAGTTAATACGATTACAACAAATATTGTTTTACCGTGAATTGGACTTTTCTTTGGAACAAATTAAAATGGCCTTAGAAAATGAACCAAATCAACTAAAATGTTTAAAAAAGCAAAAATCTCTACTTAGTACGCGTAAAGAAAGATTATCTGCTATTTTAAACACTTTAGATGAAGCAATTTCTCATGCTCAGAAAGGAGTTCCTATGAATACGGAGAAAATGTTTACAGGTTTGAACAAAGCAGAATGGGGAGATGCCCTTAAAGATCAAAATGAACACTTGCAGAAAGAATATGGGTTTTCTCTTGATACCGCCGCTATCAGTGCAGACACAATGAATGAAAATGCACAGGAAGCTATTCAATTTATGTCTTTTATGGCGAAGTCGCTCAAAGAAAATGTAAGCGTCAATGATAGAACAGTAATTACGGCAATTCATAAACACATTGAGTTTTTGAACATTAATGCAAAGGGCTTTGCCAAACAATCACACTTCTTTCTTACCGACAATTTCCACCGCAGTATGCTGGAACAGCAACAAGTAGGATTAAGTTATTATCTCTACATTGCCGCAGACAAATATGCAGAGAGCAATAATAATTAA